AGAACAAGATTTCACGTTGCTAATCGGCACTATTCGCACTGTCCGTAATTTGCGGGCCGAAGCTGGGATTAAACCCGGTGAGCGAATCGAGGCGTTGATGCAAACGGAAAGCGATCGTGAGCATCGGGTTTTGACGGATGGTTGGTTCTATATCAAGGATCTGGCTAAAGTTGATCACTTGAGTGTGAGCCAACCCAATGGGGCGCGGACCATGCCGATCTCCGACGAGGAGCTGGCAATTTTTGATCGCACCCGTCCGTGGGCCGACAAATCCTGGCGTGAGATGAACTGGCAGGAACGATTGCAAATCGGCGAAGCCTTTAATTTAGTGGGTGACTTCTTCCGCACTTACCAGCGATCGCTTTTGTCATTGGGTGCTATCGGCTTGTTTGTGTTTGTGCTCGAACTTTGCAAGGCGATTTTGGAAACGGTTAATCAGGTGCCCTTCCTGCCCTCCTTCTTGGAAATTGTAGGCTTGGGGTATGCGATTTGGTATGGCAAGCAGAACATCTGGGATTCCGGCGATCGTCAACGTTTATGGCAGCAGGTACAACAACTGAAGCAAGACGTTGTCGGTACCCCTCGCTTGGTGGGTACAGCGGAGCCGACCGATGTGACAGCTGACGATGCGGCATCGGGCAATCAGATGTTTGCCGGGGTGGTTGGTACGATTCAAGTGTTGATTCCGTTAGCTGGTTTGGTCGATGTTGACGCTCTACGCGCCAAGCTAGAGAAGAAACTCGACAAAGCTCAAAACGAGATTAAGTCACTTTCGGGTCGTCTGGGGAATAGTAAATTTGTTGATAAAGCGCCCACCGAGGTTGTCCAGGAAGTGCGCAACTCTTTGGCGGAAGCGCAAAAGCAGTCGGAAATTATCCGCGATCGACTCGATTTGCTCTAGCTTGCTCTACTCTAAGCGGTGCCTCTTGCGTTAGATGTTCCGTAGAAATACGGACGTACTTCCCGAAAACTTCATGATTCATCGGGGCTTTCCTGCGTAAAGCTACACTATCGATTCAGATTGCCTGTTGTACGATGAGATTAACTGGTCTTCGCTGGTTGTGCTATCCGGGCGATCATCGCCCACACAATCGCTCGCGAAGGGCGGGATTGTATCTCCGTGCGATTTGCATTCCTTCTGGTTCCTGATTTGTCCAAGTTAATGTTTGAGTCCCTCAAATAGACCACAATGATGCTTCACTTGGCTCAAGTTCACCAGCAAGCACCTTCCCAACCGCCAGGGTTGAAACTTTTGGCGGCCCAAGAGGTGGGCGATGCTTGGACAGTTTTAACCGGCGAGGTGCTGTTGCCACCGGAGCAGGCGGATAAGGTTAAGCCCGCTCAGCTTGTCCTGGCTGATTTATCCCCTGACAATGAAGTCTTGCAGTTGCAAGATGCGAAAGATTGGGTTTTAGAAATTATTCAAAGTCACCTTGGTGATGCGACGATTCCGACGTTGCTCAAAGACGAAGTGGAACGAGCCGAGCAATGGCGTCAGTCCTTGACTTTGCAAAGCCAAGAACTGGATCGGCGGGCCTTAGAAATGGAGGCGCGCCGCGAGCAAATTCAAGAGTTAGAAGAGAACCTCAAACAAGAGCGACGTGATTTAGAGCTCCAGCGGGAGCAGCTTGGTCAAGCCCAGCAGCAGTTTGAGATGCTGCGCAATCAACTGAGTGATCAGTCGGTCTAGGCTGGTCACTCTCGTTTCACCATGGATGTTTGTCGTTGGTTGGCTGAGGAATCTTGAGTTTAAACGAAACCGCTGACTGGCCTCAATCGGAGTCAGTCAGCGGTTTGAGCTTTTAAAGCTGGTCAATTTAGCGCCTAATCGCCGTGGCTGTTACAAAACGCCCTTGGAACTGGGGATCTCATGGGCGCGGCGCGGATCAACCTCAGTGGCCATGCGCATGGCCCGCGCGAAGGCTTTGAAGGTTGCCTCAATAATGTGGTGCGAGTTAATTCCGTCTAACTGGCGAATATGCAAGGTCATCTGCGAGTGGTTGACGATCGCCACAAAAAATTCTCGTACAAGCTGTGTATCGTAGGTGCCTACCCGCTGCGTGGGGATCGCCAAGCCATAGGCTAAATGTGGCCGACCGGAGAAATCGAGTGTGACCTGCACGAGTGATTCATCTAAGGGCGCGAGAAAGTGGCCGAACCGCACAATCCCTTTGCGATTACCGAGGGCTTTCGCTAAGGCCATGCCCAACGTGATGCCCACGTCTTCATTGGTGTGATGGTCATCAATGTGAATATCGCCTGTGGCTTGAATGTCGAGGTCGAACAGACCGTGGGAGGCAATCTGGTGCAGCATATGGTCAAGAAAGGGAATGCCTGTATTGACGTTGCACTGTCCGGTGCCGTCCAACCCGATCGTCACGGTGACATCAGTTTCCCCAGTCTGGCGATGGACTGTTGCGGTGCGACGGGTGGGAAATGTATCTGGGACCTGAGGCCGATCGGTGGTCTGCATAATTGAAGTGTTGCGATATTACGACAGAGATACCATTATCTCGTGAAAAGTGGCGAATTGGGATGGTGTTGCTGGGACGGTGGGGCAAATTACGGTGGGGTAAATTTTAGATCATGATGGCAATTCATCTAATTGAGTTCACGCAATTGCAAGAAGTCGAATATTTACCTTTAACTTAAACGTGGACAACTTACCCTTCTCGGTTCTTCTATGAAGCTACTTGGTAAATTACTCGGATTTGGTTTAATGCTGCTCGGGATTTATTGGCTCGGCCAAAACATTGTGTTTACAACCCGCTACTCCTATTGGTGGCAGATGCCAATGGCTGGGGGCGCTGTATTACTTTTGCTGGGTGGCCTATGGGTGTTATTTGAAGCGCAGGATAGCGATCGTAATTTTGCTTGGATCTTGATCGGCGGGGCAATTGCGCTAACGTTTGCGAGTGGCGGTGTGATGATTCGACCCACTTCGCTCTGGAACTTCCTCCTGGGATTTTCCGCAATGTTTGGCGGCTTTAAGCTCCTTAAAACTTAAATTTAACGCGACGGTGATACGGAAAACGCCCCTCAATCTCGCGACTACGGAGAGATTGAGGGGCGTTGAATTAATTTGCTGGAGTGACGTTCATGCCAAGACTATTTCGTCCCAGTCATCCCCATAATTTCGTAGCCAGCATCGCAATAAATGATTTGACCGGTGATGCCGCTGGAGAGGTCGCTACAGAGAAAAGCCGCAGTATTACCGACTTCGGTCTGAGTAACCGTGCGCTTTAATGGTGCAACCGCTTCGACGTGATGGATCATATCGAGGATGCCACCGACGGCCGAGGACGCCAAAGTCCGAATGGGGCCCGCCGAGATGCCGTTTACCCGGATGCCTGATTCGCCCAGCTCCGATGCGAGATAGCGCACATTCATTTCGAGGGCCGACTTGGCGATGCCCATCACGTTGTAGTTCGGAATGACTTTGACCCCACCGAGGTAAGTCATCGTGATGATGCTACCGCCATCAGTCATTAGCTCCTTAGCGGCATTAGCCATGGGCACTAATGAGTAGGCACTGATATCGAGGGCTAATTTGAAGCCATCCCGGCTAGTGGCGCTGAAGCCGCCGGTTAAATCTTCGCGCTTGGCAAAGGCCAGGCAATGCACCAAGATATCGAGTTTGCCCCATTTTTCCTTCACCGCTTGGAAGGCACTGGCCATTTGGGCGTCGTCTTGCACGTTGAGCGGCAAGAACAAACTGGGTTCGAGCGGAGCCGTAAGGTCGGAAACTTTCCGCTCCATCTTGCCTGTGTCATCTGGGAGATAGGTGACGCCAATATTGGCCCCAGCCTTATGCAGCTGTTGGGCAATGCCCCAGGCGATCGACTTGTTGTTGGCAATCCCGGTTACCAGCGCATTTTTTCCAGTCAGGTCTAACATAAATTTTTTCTCTCGGCGGGCCGTGTTCTGTATCGAGGCATCATATGAGGATACTGAAAGATGTTCCTATAGGGAATAGTGCTCCTGACGGAAGTCGCAAGTTTGATCAATTTGCGGCTGTTGCGACGATGCCTGTGAAATGGTAGCGCAAAGCACAAAAGCTAGATGGGTTCTACGATTAATTTAGAGGGAGGTCATCTGGTTATGACATTCTGGTTTGGTGAAAAGCAGTTTGGTGCGATATCAACTAAATTGCTTAACAAAAAACACGGCGCAAGATTTCCCGTGCTGATTAAACTAGTGAAATCACTAACTGACGACAACGTTAAACTCGCTCACCAGAGCGATCGCTATGGGACCGTCCTGCTGACATGCTAACTCTCTCTGAACAGGCCATTTCCAATGTGTTTCGACAAATTGGGGTGGGCAATAATTACGCGCCTTCGGTCATTTCATTTGAAAGAGGAAAAACTATTTTCTTTCCGGGTGACCCAGCCGAGCGGGTTTACTTTTTAACTAAAGGGGCGGTGAAACTATCGCGAGTTTATGAGGCGGGTGAAGAGATTACCGTGGCGCTCCTACGGGAGAACAGTGTGTTTGGCGTGTTATCGCTAATCACGGGCCAAAAGGCCGACCGGTTCTATCATGCGGTGGCATTTACGCCGGTTGAGTTGATTTCTGTGCCGATTGAGCAAGTCGAGAAGGCCCTCAATCTCAATCCGGAATTGGCGATGTTGATGCTTCAGGGCTTATCTTCCCGGATTTTGCAGACGGAGATGATGATTGAAACCTTGGCACACCGCGATATGGGGTCGCGTTTAGTCAGTTTTCTCTTGATTTTATGTCGGGACTTTGGCGTACCGGGGCAAGATGGTGTGACGGTGGATCTGAAGTTGTCGCACCAGGCGATCGCGGAGGCCATCGGTTCGACACGGGTCACAGTGACGCGGCTGCTGGGTGATTTGCGCGATCAAAAGATGATTTCAATCCATAAGAAGAAAATCACCGTTCATAATCCTGCGACATTAAGCGAGCAGTTTGCCTAGTGCGGTCCTTGGCCCGTTGGGTTGGCTTGAAACCGCTCATTGATGATGGGGCGGACGGTGACCCAACGATTTTCCCAAAATCGCTATTTATAGTTGGCTCAGTTTGAGCTATGGTGATGTTTCAAGGACAATTGAATGTCATTGCTGATGCGTGAATCGCTTTCGCAGTGCCGACTGATTGCTCTTTGAGGTTGTCTCCACACACACTTGCAATCTCGTTATAAGCAGTCTTCGTTCAGGATGTGAAGCAT
The Romeriopsis navalis LEGE 11480 genome window above contains:
- the fabI gene encoding enoyl-ACP reductase FabI, whose amino-acid sequence is MLDLTGKNALVTGIANNKSIAWGIAQQLHKAGANIGVTYLPDDTGKMERKVSDLTAPLEPSLFLPLNVQDDAQMASAFQAVKEKWGKLDILVHCLAFAKREDLTGGFSATSRDGFKLALDISAYSLVPMANAAKELMTDGGSIITMTYLGGVKVIPNYNVMGIAKSALEMNVRYLASELGESGIRVNGISAGPIRTLASSAVGGILDMIHHVEAVAPLKRTVTQTEVGNTAAFLCSDLSSGITGQIIYCDAGYEIMGMTGTK
- the hisB gene encoding imidazoleglycerol-phosphate dehydratase HisB, producing the protein MQTTDRPQVPDTFPTRRTATVHRQTGETDVTVTIGLDGTGQCNVNTGIPFLDHMLHQIASHGLFDLDIQATGDIHIDDHHTNEDVGITLGMALAKALGNRKGIVRFGHFLAPLDESLVQVTLDFSGRPHLAYGLAIPTQRVGTYDTQLVREFFVAIVNHSQMTLHIRQLDGINSHHIIEATFKAFARAMRMATEVDPRRAHEIPSSKGVL
- a CDS encoding Atg14 domain-containing protein, which produces MMLHLAQVHQQAPSQPPGLKLLAAQEVGDAWTVLTGEVLLPPEQADKVKPAQLVLADLSPDNEVLQLQDAKDWVLEIIQSHLGDATIPTLLKDEVERAEQWRQSLTLQSQELDRRALEMEARREQIQELEENLKQERRDLELQREQLGQAQQQFEMLRNQLSDQSV
- the ntcA gene encoding global nitrogen regulator NtcA; the protein is MLTLSEQAISNVFRQIGVGNNYAPSVISFERGKTIFFPGDPAERVYFLTKGAVKLSRVYEAGEEITVALLRENSVFGVLSLITGQKADRFYHAVAFTPVELISVPIEQVEKALNLNPELAMLMLQGLSSRILQTEMMIETLAHRDMGSRLVSFLLILCRDFGVPGQDGVTVDLKLSHQAIAEAIGSTRVTVTRLLGDLRDQKMISIHKKKITVHNPATLSEQFA